A single genomic interval of Fibrobacter sp. UWB4 harbors:
- a CDS encoding adenine phosphoribosyltransferase translates to MKRIEDYIIAVPDFPKPGVLFRDITGILSDPDGLKLTLDAFYKTFENVDFDVVVGLEARGFLFGVPIAEHFHKPFVPERKKGKLPRETVEITYNLEYGTACMEVHKDAIKPGQRVVIVDDLLATGGTAKAAAHLVEKMGGKVECFAFVIELAGLKGREVLDGYRVESLTKF, encoded by the coding sequence ATGAAACGTATTGAAGATTACATTATTGCTGTTCCGGACTTTCCAAAGCCGGGAGTTTTGTTCCGTGACATCACGGGAATTTTGAGCGATCCCGATGGGCTGAAGCTCACGCTTGATGCATTCTATAAAACGTTTGAAAATGTTGATTTTGACGTTGTCGTAGGTCTCGAAGCGCGCGGATTTTTATTTGGAGTTCCGATTGCAGAACACTTTCACAAGCCGTTTGTCCCTGAACGCAAGAAAGGCAAACTCCCCCGCGAAACCGTAGAAATCACTTACAATCTCGAATACGGAACCGCCTGTATGGAAGTCCATAAGGATGCGATAAAGCCGGGGCAACGCGTTGTTATCGTCGATGACTTGCTCGCCACCGGTGGCACTGCAAAAGCAGCGGCCCATCTCGTAGAAAAAATGGGCGGCAAAGTTGAATGTTTTGCATTTGTCATTGAGCTTGCTGGCCTTAAAGGCCGCGAAGTTCTTGATGGCTATCGTGTAGAATCGCTGACAAAGTTTTGA